One Pleuronectes platessa chromosome 9, fPlePla1.1, whole genome shotgun sequence genomic region harbors:
- the LOC128447828 gene encoding macrophage-expressed gene 1 protein: MKTAAALLALSLLHVCSPVPVRRPDNWLGKCRASSNLSITALEVLPGGGWDNLRNMDMGRVMNLSYFQCQTTEDGYYLIPDEVFVIPHKETGVETTSEIISSWLEQKSSTSSSINADISFLTVINGKFSIENQRMKTHQVKDSSTTARVQVRNFIYTVKAYPDFTLDTRFAQQAREIADAIENNQTRNADYLSEKMVLDYGTHVITSVDAGAALVQEDYLTTTYVSDSVSQGSSVKAQAGFNFFDKLKFDISSQTSQQSSSIKTYQSNIQYSLIQSHGGGTPFYPGITLQKWQESTRNNLVAIDRSGFPLHFILNTNTIPDLPQPTVGKVAHSVSQAIERYYMVNSRPGCVDVNSKNFNFQANIDDSSCEGPATNLSFGGIYQTCDQLSADAGPLCDSLAKKNPGTGDFSCRSPYSPTLLRSEVRQQGYNSHQCYDHSYHCGLFWLKTCHSSVCQDNYYVRRARINTYWCSVNGKAPDNSGYLFGGIYSPSLLNPLTKAKSCPPNFVPQSFLSDGQVICVSDDYEAGSRFAVPFGGLFSCQSTNPLAGGQRRCPPKFSQHLATVSDGCEILYCVQSGLFTGGQLLPIHLPPFTKPPLVTVQATNTVMVMSDGDKSWVRVGQTKMWKLAKPEEIKAIVHQMDPELNQRTGGEKAGIAFGVMGLMVLVVIGAVLMKRRRRGLPRLGMATGYEEIRGEVGCDEAERETQQEDAKLLGAFLPDTSSLNE, translated from the exons ATGAAGACAGCAGCGGCCCTcttggctctctctctccttcatgtCTGCTCTCCTGTTCCGGTCAGACGCCCCGACAACTGGCTCGGTAAATGTCGAGCCTCCAGCAACCTCTCCATCACAGCACTGGAGGTGCTGCCAGGTGGAGGCTGGGACAACCTTCGGAACATGGATATGGGCCGAGTCATGAACCTCAGCTACTTCCAGTGCCAGACGACCGAGGACGGGTACTACCTCATCCCAGACGAGGTGTTTGTCATTCCCCACAAAGAGACGGGTGTGGAGACCACCTCAGAGATAATCAGCTCCTGGCTTGAGCAGAAAAGCTCAACATCCTCCTCCATAAATGCAGACATCTCCTTCCTCACAGTGATAAATGGCAAATTCTCTATTGAGAACCAGAGGATGAAAACCCATCAGGTCAAAGACTCATCGACTACAGCCAGAGTGCAG GTTCGTAACTTCATCTACACTGTTAAGGCTTATCCAGACTTCACTCTGGACACACGCTTTGCTCAGCAAGCCAGAGAGATAGCTGATGCAATTGAAAACAACCAAACGAGGAACGCAGATTATCTCTCAGAGAAGATGGTGCTGGACTATGGAACTCATGTCATCACCAGCGTCGATGCCGGGGCTGCTTTAGTGCAGGAAGATTACCTCACTACTACATATGTGTCGGACAGCGTGTCGCAGGGTTCCTCCGTCAAAGCTCAGGCTGGCTTCAACTTTTTTGACAAACTCAAGTTTGACATAAGCAGTCAGACTTCCCAGCAGAGCTCGTCAATCAAAACGTATCAGTCCAACATTCAGTACTCTCTCATTCAAAGCCATGGAGGCGGCACACCTTTCTATCCTGGCATCACTCTGCAGAAGTGGCAGGAGAGTACCAGAAACAACCTGGTTGCTATTGATCGCTCCGGATTTCCCCTACACTTCATTTTAAACACCAACACCATTCCTGACCTGCCACAGCCGACAGTCGGGAAAGTGGCTCATAGTGTGAGTCAAGCCATAGAGCGATACTACATGGTCAACAGCCGCCCTGGCTGTGTTGACGTCAACTCCAAGAACTTTAACTTCCAAGCCAACATTGATGACAGTTCCTGCGAGGGCCCTGCTACAAACCTCAGTTTTGGAGGCATCTATCAAACCTGTGATCAACTCAGTGCAGATGCGGGTCCCCTTTGTGATTCCCTGGCCAAGAAAAACCCTGGAACGGGAGACTTCTCCTGTCGTTCTCCTTACTCCCCAACGTTACTGAGATCAGAAGTGAGACAGCAGGGTTACAATTCCCACCAATGCTACGATCACAGCTATCACTGTGGATTGTTTTGGTTGAAAACTTGTCATAGTTCAGTGTGTCAGGACAACTACTATGTCCGCCGTGCTCGCATTAACACCTACTGGTGCTCTGTGAACGGAAAGGCCCCGGACAACTCTGGGTATCTGTTTGGAGGCATCTACAGCCCCTCTCTCCTGAACCCCCTCACCAAGGCCAAAAGTTGCCCACCGAACTTCGTCCCACAGAGTTTCCTCTCAGATGGCCAAGTGATCTGTGTGAGTGACGACTATGAAGCCGGATCCAGATTTGCAGTGCCCTTCGGAGGCCTCTTCAGCTGCCAGTCCACCAACCCACTGGCAGGAGGCCAACGACGCTGCCCTCCCAAGTTCAGTCAGCACCTTGCCACAGTGAGTGATGGCTGTGAAATTCTTTACTGTGTCCAGTCGGGACTGTTCACAGGCGGGCAACTGCTCCCAATCCACCTTCCCCCTTTCACTAAACCTCCGCTCGTCACCGTGCAAGCCACCAACACAGTAATGGTGATGAGTGATGGAGACAAGAGCTGGGTCAGAGTGGGGCAGACCAAGATGTGGAAACTGGCCAAACCAGAGGAAATCAAAGCAATTGTGCATCAGATGGACCCAGAATTGAATCAGAGGACGGGGGGAGAAAAGGCCGGCATAGCCTTTGGGGTGATGGGTTTGATGGTGCTGGTGGTCATAGGGGCAGTACtcatgaagaggagaaggagagggctCCCTCGGTTGGGGATGGCGACGGGCTATGAGGAAATACGTGGAGAGGTGGGTTGTGatgaagcagagagggagacacagcaaGAGGATGCAAAACTGCTTGGCGCCTTTCTCCCTGACACAAGTTCTTTGAATGAGTGA